GAAGACGTACGTCATGATATTGAAGAGTACGGAATCCGTAATTCACATCTGCTGACGGTGGCCCCAACTGGTTCAACAGGTACGATGGTAGGGGTGTCGACGGGGCTTGAGCCTTACTTCTCCTTCACCTATTACAGAAGTGGACGTCTCGGTAAATTCATTGAAGTAAAGGCGGATATTGTAGAGGATTACTTGAAGAGAAATCCGGATGCGGATGCAGACAATCTTCCGGAATGGTTCATTTCTTCCATGAGCCTGGCTCCACAAGCACATGCCGACGTTCAATGCGTCATCCAGAATTGGATCGACAGCTCCATTTCGAAAACCGTGAATGCCCCTCGTGGTTATACGGTAGAACAAGTAGAAAAAGTATATGAGCGACTGTATAAAGGTGGAGCAAAGGGCGGTACCGTGTACGTGGACGGAAGCCGTGATTCTCAGGTGCTTACCCTTAAAGCGGAAGAAAACAGCTTTGATGATGAAAATGAACAGGAACAACATGATATTCCGACAGCCAAAAAGCCGATCGTCTTGCTGGATACGATCCAGGACGTACGTTCAACGGACGTGACCATCGGTTCTGAGGTGGGGAATACGTGCCCGGTCTGCCGTAAAGGTACGGTAAAAGATATGGGTGGCTGTAATACTTGTACAAACTGCGGCGCTCAGCTGAAGTGTGGACTATAATCATTGAAGTGTGCAGGAGGGGACTGGTTCCCCTCCTGTTTTTTTTAGTCTAAAATCCTTTTCGGTGAATTAAAGATGTAGTAATACACTAAAAGGAGTGGAGCCTTTGGACATCGATGGCGTATTTTCCGGTGGAGGCATAAAGGGGCTCGCCATGATTGGGGCATACCAGGCGATTGAAGAGGAAGGATACACATTCAAGAGACTGGCAGGAACCAGTGCAGGGGCAGTGATCGCTGCATTTATTGCTGCAGGATACTCAAGCCGTGAATTACTCAAAATTATGGGTGATCTTGATTTGAAAGATCTGTTGGATTCAAACGCGGTCATTTCCCTGCCGATCCTCAAGTGGTTTCGGATTTATTATCGTTTAGGCTTATATAAAGGAGTCGCACTTGAAAGCTGGGTGGAAGAAAAGCTGAAAGCAAGGGGGATTTATACGTTTGCGGATCTGCCCCCCAGATCCCTCCGTGTCATTGCATCGGATTTATCAAACGGAAGACTGCTCGTCCTTCCTGATGACCTGGAGAAATACGGCATACCGAAAGAAACCTTTCCCGTTGCCAGGGCGATACGGATGAGTGCGAGCCTTCCTTATTTCTTTGAACCTGTGAAACTGCGTTCACTCGAAGGGACCAGCTTTATGGTGGACGGGGGGGTGCTCAGTAATTTCCCCATGTGGCTCTTTGACAGGGAAAATGTGAAGAAGGTAAGGCCGGTACTCGGAGTGAAGCTTAGTCACGACTTGATAAGCAAGCCGAAAAAACCGATCAAAAATGCCATTGATTTATATGGAGCCCTCTTTACAACCATGAAAGACGCTCATGATTCAAGATATATTTCCAGAAAACTTGAAAAGAACATTATCTTTATACCGACAGAAGGTGTACTCACCACTGAATTCGAACTCACTCCTGAGCGGAAGATCGAACTCGTCCAATACGGGAAAACGAAGGCCGCAGCCTTTTTGCAGACATGGCCCCATTAACAAAACAATCGAGCTCCTAAAACGAAGCTCGATTGTTTTTTTTATTCTTTTTTCCTTCAATTACGGTTAATTTGGCATTGGATTTTTTTCGTATCGAACGTTTTTTTGAAACATTGGATACTTGAGGTTTACTTGTAGACTTCTTCTTATGCCGCTTCTTCGATTGCTTGGCTGCTTTAACAAACGCTCTCTGTTCATTGCTGTTTCCAGTCCGTCTTCCACTGAACCATCTTTTGTAAATGAAATAGATGATCCCGATGACGGCTGCTGTAATCAGCAATTGCCTTGCAAGACCTAAAGGATTTCCGAACAGGGAAGTTCCGAGCCCGATTATAGCCAACAAAATGAGTGTGAATACAAAGATATTACGAGCGTTCAACAAAGCCACCTCCTTACATCACTATCCATCTTAGATATTATCTATACTATTATTCTAGACCATTTCGGTCTTCTTTAACCGTATAAATTGATTTTTTATCAGGGTATGAATGGGACGATCCCACTTCTTTTTTTCTGAAACTTTAAAAGATATTATCTATTTTACTAAATATTGAAGAAAAGCACTAGAGGGAGCGTTTCCCGAATGTTATTTATCTAGGATCCTGGTTCCCGATTGAATGAGTTAAAAATAAACAATTCCATGCAAATGTTTCATTCTATGGGACATACTACGAATGGAGGTGTTACAGATGGCAGAACAGAAAGGGCAACATGAGAAGGTCCAGGCCGGGACGGAAGAGAGTAAAGAAAATCCACGGTTGGAGCAGAATCAAAGTGAAAAACCGCTTTCCTTCACGGCAATGGTCGTCGTGACGGGCTTTACTGCCGGGATGTTATGGAGCGGGATTGCATACATTTGCTACTTCTTTTCCTTTACGAAGATTGAACCCAATATCATATTCGAACCTTGGGCAGTCGGGAACTGGGTGGACAAATGGATCGGTATCGTTCTATCCATCGTTGCTTATGGTGTCATATCGATCGGTGTGGCCCTCATTTATTATGGCCTGTTGCGAAAATTCAAATCCATGTGGGTTGGTGCAGCGTATGGAATCGCTCTGTACCTGGCATTTTTTCTGGTGCTGAATCCACTCTTCCCAAGCATAAAATCCTTTACAGCCATTGATTATCACACATTGATCACGACATTCTGTTTGTATATTCTTTATGGAGTATTTATAGGTTACTCGATTTCATATGAAGAAAATGAATTAAGACATCAGGATGAAAAGGAGAAATCAGGGGAAGTTTCTCATTAATTTATCAGACAATTAAGTAGGTATAGGTAAAAGGTTTATGTTAGAATGTTCATGATGAACATTCTATTTTTTTAGGAGTTTACATATGGTGAAAATCTTACTGTTAAATGGGCCAAATTTAAACCGATTAGGGAAACGGGAGCCCGCTATTTACGGTCATGTCACACTGGCTCAGCTGGAATCAACCTTGAAAAGCAAGGCAGAAGAAGACGGTTATGAATTGCTTGCGGCTCAATCGAATCATGAAGGGGAATTGATTGACATCATCCACAGGTGTGAAGATGAAGGATATGGGGGGATCATATTGAACCCCGGTGCGTTCACGCATTACAGCTATGCGTTGAGAGATGCAGTGGCGTCGGTATCCGTTCCGGTTGTGGAAGTGCATATATCAAATATTCATGCACGGGAAGAGTTCAGGCATCAGTCTGTCGTGGCAGCTGAGACGGTTGGTCAGATTGTCGGATTCGGATTGTTTGGGTACGAGTTGGCCCTCAAAGCCATTATAAAGAACATTAAGGGAGTGGAACACGATGAAAATTGAACGATTACGTGAAACCTTTTCAGAGAATGAACTTGACGGTATTTTATTGACGAGTACGTATAACCGCCGCTATATGACGAACTTTACGGGTTCTTCAGGGGTGGTATTGATTTCAAAGGAGAAGGCCTTATTCATCACCGATTTCAGATACATAGAACAAGCAACGGAACAGGCGGCTGATTATGAAATCGTGCAACATACCGGTCCGATTCATGAAGAAGTGGCGAAACAGGTGAAGAACCTTGGTATCACGAAACTTGGCTTCGAAAAGAACGATATGACGTACAGTGCTTTCGAAAGCTACCGGGATAAAGTGGAAGCGGAAATGGTGCCGGTATCCGGTTTAGTGGAAAAGTTACGCTTGATTAAGACACCTGAAGAGCTTAATATAATTAAGGATGCGGCGGATATCGCCGATGCAGCATTTAAGCATATATTAGATTTCATCAAACCGGGTGTGACAGAGTTAGAGGTTTCAAATGAATTAGAATTCTTCATGAGAAAAGCAGGAGCCACTTCATCCTCTTTTGATACCATCGTTGCCTCAGGTTATCGTTCTGCACTGCCTCACGGGGTGGCCAGTGATAAAGTCATCGAAAAAGGTGATTTTGTAACCTTGGATTATGGTGCATACTATAAAGGATACTGCTCCGATATGACACGCACTTTATCGGTAGGAGAACCAAGCGATAAATTGAAAGAGATTTATGATGTCGTCCTTCAATCGCAGCTTCTTGCCATGGACCAGATCAAACCGGGCATGACAGGTAAGGAAGCCGATGCAATCGCTCGTGATTACATAACAGAAAAGGGTTATGGTGAGTATTTCGGACATACATTAGGGCATGGGATCGGCCTTGAGGTACACGAAGGACCAGGACTCTCCACACGCTCTGATGTGGTTCTCGAGCCTGGGATGATTGTAACCGTTGAACCAGGTATCTATGTGCCGGGTGTTGGCGGCGTACGCATCGAGGACGATACACTCATAACGGAAGATTCGAATGAAACACTGACACACTCAACAAAAGATCTAATCATTCTACCATTTTAGTCCTGAAAAAGGCCTACTAATCAATAGGAGGAATAAACATGATTTCAGTAAATGATTTTCGTACAGGTTTGACGATTGAAGTCGACAACGGAATTTGGCGGGTAATCGATTTCCAACACGTTAAACCAGGTAAGGGAGCCGCGTTCGTGCGCTCTAAACTTCGTAATCTTCGCACAGGAGCGATCCAGGAAAAAACGTTCCGTGCCGGTGAAAAAGTTGGAAAAGCACAAATCGACAACCGTAAAATGCAGTACCTGTATGCAAATGGGGACATGCATGTATTCATGGATAACGAAAGCTACGATCAAATCGAACTTCCTGCTTCTTCCATTGAATATGAATTGAAATATTTAAAAGAAAACATGGAAGTATCCATCATGATGTACGGTGGCGAAACGCTTGGAGTCGAGCTTCCAAACTCTGTTGAACTCAAAGTGACGGAAACAGAACCGGGAATCAAAGGCGACACGGCTTCCGGTGGGTCCAAGCCTGCTACTGTTGAAACAGGTTTAGTGGTAAACGTTCCATTCTTCGTGAACGAAGGGGACACACTGATCATCAACACAACGGACGGATCTTACGTATCACGTGGATAAAGAATAAACATGAAAAGCCTGAACGGGATTCATCCCGTTCAGGCTTTTTTTTGTCTTTCCCCGTTCCACTCCCTATGACCACCTCGAATCTCCCAACTCTATTTGTCATAATCTCCATTCGCTAGAATACATTGTATTATCGGGAAGCATGTACGAAGGGTCCAGGTCCTTCAACCCGAAGTGGAACAAGATTAGGAGGTCTCCATATGCAAGAAGTTCTAGCCTTTCTACCCAGCACTATATCTGATAAAGTCCTGTCCCTTCCACAAGATCTGATTGACCGGATAGAAGAAATCAGGGTTCGTACCAACCGTGTATTAGAGGTAACGGCACGGGGGAAGCCATACTTTCTTTCCTATACGGTGACAGAAGAAGATAGTGAACAGCTCATTAACAAACTATCCCGCCATTCATTTTATACATTGGAAGAAGAGTTGAAGCGTGGTTATATCACGATTGAAGGCGGGCATCGGGTGGGGCTCGCCGGGAAGGTGATATTAGAGGGCGGAGTTGTGAAGGGAATTCGGAATCTCTCTTCTTTTAATATCCGGATTGCCAGGGAAAAGCTTGGCATAGCTCGGTCCATCCTTCCATATGTGTACAGTGAAGGTTGGAAACATACGATGCTCATTGGTTCCCCTCAGACCGGCAAAACGACCCTGTTACGGGATCTGGCCAGGATGATTTCAACAGGGGTCCCTGAAAGAAATATCCCGCCATTCAAGGTGGGGATCGTCGATGAACGATCAGAAATTGCCGGCTGCGTGAACGGAATCCCTCAGCTGATGTTCGGTCCGAGGGTGGACGTACTGGATGCCTGCCCAAAAGCTGAAGGGATGATGATGCTGATCCGTTCCATGAGTCCGGATGTACTGGTCGTGGATGAAATCGGACGGGTGGAAGACGGTCAGGCGATTCAGGAAGCCGTAAATGCCGGTATTACCCTTGTCATGACGACGCATGGGTCTTCTTTAAGCGAAGTAAGGAAGAGGCCTGTGATCAAGGATATTGTGAATCTGCAGACAATTGAACGATTCGTGGAACTGAGGAGGGGGGATGAGCCGGGTAAGGTCCATGAGGTGTGGGACGAACACGGACAATCTCTTCTGAAAAAAGTGAGTGTGACGTAAATGATAAAACTTGTTGGTGCTGTATTTATTCTCCTTTCCACTTCCTGGGCAGGGTTCGAAGCTTCGAAATATTTGACGGAAAGACCGAGGCAGCTTCGGCTATTGAAGCTGGCCCTTCAGTCATTGGAAGCTGAAATCACCTATAGTCATACGCCTTTGCACGAAGCGACCAGAAAGATTTCCAAACAACTGCAAAAGCCTGTTTCCTGGTTTTTTGAAACGTTCTCGAAG
The DNA window shown above is from Rossellomorea vietnamensis and carries:
- the efp gene encoding elongation factor P; translation: MISVNDFRTGLTIEVDNGIWRVIDFQHVKPGKGAAFVRSKLRNLRTGAIQEKTFRAGEKVGKAQIDNRKMQYLYANGDMHVFMDNESYDQIELPASSIEYELKYLKENMEVSIMMYGGETLGVELPNSVELKVTETEPGIKGDTASGGSKPATVETGLVVNVPFFVNEGDTLIINTTDGSYVSRG
- the aroQ gene encoding type II 3-dehydroquinate dehydratase — encoded protein: MVKILLLNGPNLNRLGKREPAIYGHVTLAQLESTLKSKAEEDGYELLAAQSNHEGELIDIIHRCEDEGYGGIILNPGAFTHYSYALRDAVASVSVPVVEVHISNIHAREEFRHQSVVAAETVGQIVGFGLFGYELALKAIIKNIKGVEHDEN
- a CDS encoding M24 family metallopeptidase, with protein sequence MKIERLRETFSENELDGILLTSTYNRRYMTNFTGSSGVVLISKEKALFITDFRYIEQATEQAADYEIVQHTGPIHEEVAKQVKNLGITKLGFEKNDMTYSAFESYRDKVEAEMVPVSGLVEKLRLIKTPEELNIIKDAADIADAAFKHILDFIKPGVTELEVSNELEFFMRKAGATSSSFDTIVASGYRSALPHGVASDKVIEKGDFVTLDYGAYYKGYCSDMTRTLSVGEPSDKLKEIYDVVLQSQLLAMDQIKPGMTGKEADAIARDYITEKGYGEYFGHTLGHGIGLEVHEGPGLSTRSDVVLEPGMIVTVEPGIYVPGVGGVRIEDDTLITEDSNETLTHSTKDLIILPF
- a CDS encoding SA1362 family protein, which gives rise to MNARNIFVFTLILLAIIGLGTSLFGNPLGLARQLLITAAVIGIIYFIYKRWFSGRRTGNSNEQRAFVKAAKQSKKRHKKKSTSKPQVSNVSKKRSIRKKSNAKLTVIEGKKNKKNNRASF
- a CDS encoding YqhR family membrane protein; amino-acid sequence: MAEQKGQHEKVQAGTEESKENPRLEQNQSEKPLSFTAMVVVTGFTAGMLWSGIAYICYFFSFTKIEPNIIFEPWAVGNWVDKWIGIVLSIVAYGVISIGVALIYYGLLRKFKSMWVGAAYGIALYLAFFLVLNPLFPSIKSFTAIDYHTLITTFCLYILYGVFIGYSISYEENELRHQDEKEKSGEVSH
- the spoIIIAA gene encoding stage III sporulation protein AA produces the protein MQEVLAFLPSTISDKVLSLPQDLIDRIEEIRVRTNRVLEVTARGKPYFLSYTVTEEDSEQLINKLSRHSFYTLEEELKRGYITIEGGHRVGLAGKVILEGGVVKGIRNLSSFNIRIAREKLGIARSILPYVYSEGWKHTMLIGSPQTGKTTLLRDLARMISTGVPERNIPPFKVGIVDERSEIAGCVNGIPQLMFGPRVDVLDACPKAEGMMMLIRSMSPDVLVVDEIGRVEDGQAIQEAVNAGITLVMTTHGSSLSEVRKRPVIKDIVNLQTIERFVELRRGDEPGKVHEVWDEHGQSLLKKVSVT
- a CDS encoding patatin-like phospholipase family protein → MDIDGVFSGGGIKGLAMIGAYQAIEEEGYTFKRLAGTSAGAVIAAFIAAGYSSRELLKIMGDLDLKDLLDSNAVISLPILKWFRIYYRLGLYKGVALESWVEEKLKARGIYTFADLPPRSLRVIASDLSNGRLLVLPDDLEKYGIPKETFPVARAIRMSASLPYFFEPVKLRSLEGTSFMVDGGVLSNFPMWLFDRENVKKVRPVLGVKLSHDLISKPKKPIKNAIDLYGALFTTMKDAHDSRYISRKLEKNIIFIPTEGVLTTEFELTPERKIELVQYGKTKAAAFLQTWPH